One Bremerella sp. JC817 genomic window carries:
- the argC gene encoding N-acetyl-gamma-glutamyl-phosphate reductase encodes MIAMTVRVGILGATGYTALELLKILVHHPEVEVTALTTRQEDRPHVSSVHPQFHKVLDLHLENLGPSELAERCDCVFGCLPHAASASVIPEMLEAGMKVVDLSADYRLNDPAVYAQWYGADHPDAERMKTTIYGLPELFREGIAEAQLVANPGCYPTGVSLSLAPLLKNGFIRPDGIIADCKSGVSGAGRTPKLGTLYPECNESFAAYGVGTHRHMPEIEQNLSVYSGKAASVIFTPHLVPMDRGILSTCYAIPDKDASEKELLALLEETYANEPFVRVRSDLPATKHVAGTNFCDITVRRVKDRVLTISCIDNLIKGASGAAVQNFNLMYGFAETTALL; translated from the coding sequence CTGATTGCCATGACGGTACGTGTCGGCATTCTTGGAGCCACGGGTTACACGGCTCTGGAATTACTGAAAATCCTCGTTCACCATCCTGAAGTCGAAGTCACCGCGCTGACGACCCGGCAGGAAGATCGTCCGCATGTGAGTTCCGTGCATCCTCAGTTCCACAAGGTGCTGGATCTGCATCTCGAGAATCTGGGGCCAAGCGAACTGGCCGAGCGATGCGACTGCGTGTTTGGCTGCTTGCCGCATGCCGCTTCTGCCTCGGTGATTCCGGAAATGCTGGAAGCTGGCATGAAGGTGGTCGATCTGAGCGCGGACTACCGCCTCAACGATCCCGCCGTCTATGCTCAGTGGTACGGTGCCGATCATCCCGATGCGGAACGAATGAAGACCACCATCTATGGTCTGCCGGAACTGTTTCGTGAAGGGATCGCCGAAGCCCAACTGGTTGCCAACCCTGGTTGCTATCCGACCGGTGTTTCGTTGTCGTTGGCGCCGCTGCTGAAGAATGGTTTCATCCGTCCCGATGGCATCATCGCCGACTGCAAGAGTGGTGTCAGCGGGGCAGGACGCACGCCAAAGCTTGGCACCTTGTATCCTGAATGTAACGAAAGCTTCGCGGCGTACGGCGTTGGGACGCATCGTCATATGCCAGAGATCGAACAAAACCTGAGCGTCTATTCCGGCAAGGCGGCCAGCGTGATCTTCACGCCCCACCTGGTGCCGATGGATCGCGGGATCTTGAGTACCTGTTACGCGATCCCGGATAAAGACGCGTCGGAAAAGGAGTTGCTGGCCTTGTTGGAAGAGACCTACGCCAATGAACCATTCGTGCGTGTCCGTTCCGACCTGCCAGCGACCAAGCACGTGGCTGGAACTAACTTCTGCGACATCACTGTGCGTCGTGTGAAGGATCGCGTGCTGACGATTTCGTGTATTGATAACCTGATTAAGGGTGCCTCCGGTGCGGCCGTACAGAACTTCAATTTGATGTACGGATTCGCGGAAACAACCGCTTTGCTTTGA
- a CDS encoding CoA pyrophosphatase, translating to MKSLLKDRRSIAWAKKLRQALSMPSGNFPHLKHSSPNLSYGRHKGPALSRARRAANLILLFPDNAGRWTIPLMIRAETEGIHAGEIALPGGRREPGETARETALREFWEETGHRVAEKQVLGELPPTHVWASNHQVRTFVALQHSIPVWSPDPKEVAGLLFLPLSHLMNPGNFGMHQVTRRRVQFSAPHLSVSGQRVWGATLRMLVELGEVLGSAE from the coding sequence ATGAAGTCACTCCTTAAAGACCGACGATCGATTGCCTGGGCGAAGAAGCTTCGTCAGGCATTGTCGATGCCAAGTGGTAACTTTCCCCACTTGAAGCACTCGTCACCGAATCTGTCGTATGGTCGCCACAAAGGACCTGCTTTATCACGTGCCCGTCGTGCCGCGAATTTGATTCTGCTTTTTCCGGATAACGCAGGCCGCTGGACGATACCGCTGATGATTCGGGCCGAGACCGAAGGAATCCATGCCGGCGAGATCGCACTGCCAGGAGGTCGACGCGAGCCAGGCGAAACGGCGCGCGAGACCGCCTTACGAGAGTTTTGGGAAGAAACCGGTCACCGTGTGGCTGAAAAACAGGTTCTCGGCGAGCTGCCTCCAACGCATGTGTGGGCCAGTAACCATCAAGTGCGAACCTTTGTCGCCTTGCAGCACTCTATACCAGTCTGGAGCCCAGACCCCAAAGAGGTCGCTGGCTTACTGTTTCTCCCCCTCAGCCATTTGATGAACCCTGGGAATTTCGGCATGCATCAGGTCACTCGCCGCCGCGTTCAATTCTCTGCCCCTCATTTGAGTGTTTCTGGGCAGCGCGTGTGGGGTGCCACTCTCCGTATGTTGGTCGAATTGGGGGAAGTCCTCGGTTCGGCCGAATAA
- a CDS encoding DUF6798 domain-containing protein: MNLTSTPSPTDAADSSSMPSIRWLEWALVVLLFFLFVGPLTPEVNEPHYLSKARHYWNPAWCPDDHFLNSADAHGVFYWSFGWVTTLVSFPVAAWIGRFLCWGAIALAWQRMINKIDGRPWFGLLTIASGLMGIHYLHMAGEWLVGGVEAKCIAYAFAFWGIGDALSNRWNRAWIWLGIASAFHVLVGGWMVVCLMICWLVTPRLRPTLVSILPGLIIGGAISAIGVVPLLLLNLDASPAEKDWASYYYVYERLSHHLVVHTFQAEFKVRFTLAILAWGLTAWLVRSHDKARILNGVVLGSVVLVVIGVVIDQMYFIVLQDWLTGAKFLRLYWYRIADVMVPLALAVNMVLWCHLNRERFPVISRSVLVGMGLLVVVGMAVRTTDRWTATASPSDRSSLVSDPAAWETTCYWVRDNTPADAICLTPRLQSSFKWYAQRAEVVTTKDVPQDDLNLLEWRARRGDVHWRSFHNEETLSLAGLTEADIRELADKYQVRYVIVDQALARKDGKVLDWTFPKIFPAGDDQTASYEVYEVTP, encoded by the coding sequence ATGAACCTGACATCCACGCCTTCGCCAACCGACGCCGCCGATTCGTCGTCAATGCCTTCGATTCGGTGGCTAGAGTGGGCACTCGTGGTGCTGTTGTTCTTTCTGTTCGTGGGGCCGCTCACACCTGAGGTCAACGAGCCGCACTATCTGTCGAAGGCTCGTCACTACTGGAACCCGGCGTGGTGTCCTGACGATCACTTCTTAAACTCGGCTGACGCGCATGGCGTGTTCTATTGGAGTTTCGGCTGGGTCACGACACTGGTTTCGTTTCCGGTGGCGGCATGGATTGGTCGCTTCCTTTGCTGGGGAGCGATTGCCTTGGCTTGGCAGCGGATGATCAACAAGATCGACGGCCGCCCCTGGTTCGGTTTGCTCACGATCGCCTCGGGCCTGATGGGGATTCATTACCTGCACATGGCCGGCGAATGGCTTGTTGGTGGCGTCGAGGCGAAGTGCATTGCCTATGCGTTTGCCTTCTGGGGAATTGGCGACGCTCTTTCCAACCGCTGGAATCGAGCGTGGATCTGGCTCGGCATCGCCAGTGCCTTCCATGTATTGGTCGGCGGCTGGATGGTCGTTTGCCTGATGATTTGCTGGCTGGTTACCCCGCGACTGCGCCCGACGCTGGTTTCTATTCTGCCTGGGCTGATCATTGGCGGAGCCATTTCGGCGATCGGTGTTGTCCCGCTCTTACTGCTGAACCTGGATGCCTCGCCGGCGGAAAAGGATTGGGCCAGCTATTACTACGTTTACGAACGGCTCTCGCATCACCTCGTGGTGCATACGTTCCAAGCAGAGTTCAAGGTACGCTTCACGCTGGCCATTCTGGCCTGGGGATTGACGGCCTGGCTGGTACGATCGCACGACAAGGCACGAATCCTCAATGGTGTCGTGCTGGGAAGCGTTGTCCTGGTGGTCATCGGTGTGGTGATCGATCAGATGTACTTCATCGTGCTGCAAGATTGGTTAACAGGTGCCAAGTTTTTGCGGCTCTATTGGTATCGCATCGCTGACGTGATGGTGCCGTTGGCCCTGGCCGTAAACATGGTGTTGTGGTGCCACCTCAACCGCGAGCGGTTCCCGGTGATCAGTCGAAGCGTACTGGTCGGCATGGGATTGTTAGTAGTGGTCGGAATGGCGGTTCGTACGACCGATCGATGGACCGCGACGGCAAGTCCTTCCGATCGAAGCTCGTTGGTCAGCGATCCGGCGGCCTGGGAAACGACCTGTTATTGGGTCCGCGATAACACGCCGGCCGATGCGATTTGTTTGACACCGCGATTGCAGTCATCGTTCAAATGGTATGCCCAACGGGCAGAAGTCGTCACGACGAAGGATGTCCCTCAAGACGATTTAAATTTGCTCGAGTGGCGAGCCCGTCGCGGAGATGTCCACTGGCGAAGCTTTCACAACGAAGAAACCTTGAGCCTGGCCGGGCTCACCGAAGCCGACATTCGCGAGCTCGCCGACAAATATCAGGTACGCTATGTGATTGTCGATCAGGCCCTGGCCCGCAAAGATGGAAAAGTCCTCGATTGGACTTTCCCCAAGATCTTTCCTGCCGGCGACGACCAGACGGCAAGTTACGAAGTTTATGAAGTCACTCCTTAA
- a CDS encoding SMP-30/gluconolactonase/LRE family protein, producing the protein MRIWIATCLLLACCQLAWSQDMPLSDVLIDGQDWELVADGYKFADGPAVDLEGNVYFSDVAQQRVLKIDHATGNVSTFSEGQGGTSGLMFGPDGKLYGSQYGNRRIVVFDSAGKVEVLADDLGANDLVVASNGNIYCTDSPQHKVWLVRPDGQKQVVADGITTPNGIILWPGEGTLVVADSAGQNLFAYRVENDGTLIYGAPVYTCRVKEKDTPSKADGMTVDSAGRLYVATNLGLQMFDSTARISGVIHKPSQAFMTNVVLAGPKLDTFYATCGGGIYRRPTQATGVRYGKLKAD; encoded by the coding sequence ATGCGGATTTGGATTGCTACGTGTTTGCTTCTGGCATGTTGCCAACTGGCGTGGTCGCAAGACATGCCATTGTCCGACGTGTTGATCGATGGCCAGGACTGGGAACTGGTCGCCGATGGTTACAAGTTTGCCGATGGTCCGGCGGTGGACCTGGAAGGGAACGTCTACTTCTCGGACGTCGCCCAGCAACGGGTGCTGAAAATCGATCATGCCACCGGGAATGTTTCGACGTTCTCGGAAGGGCAGGGAGGCACCAGCGGCTTGATGTTTGGCCCGGATGGCAAGCTGTACGGAAGTCAGTACGGGAATCGCCGCATCGTCGTGTTCGATTCGGCCGGCAAGGTGGAAGTGCTTGCCGACGATCTGGGAGCCAACGATTTAGTGGTCGCCAGCAATGGCAACATCTATTGCACCGATTCTCCGCAGCACAAGGTTTGGCTCGTTCGACCCGATGGGCAGAAGCAAGTCGTTGCCGACGGGATCACGACGCCGAACGGGATCATCCTGTGGCCGGGTGAAGGAACGCTCGTCGTTGCCGATTCGGCCGGGCAGAACTTGTTCGCCTATCGCGTCGAGAACGACGGCACGCTCATCTATGGTGCCCCAGTCTATACCTGCCGCGTGAAAGAGAAGGATACGCCGAGCAAGGCGGATGGAATGACGGTCGATTCGGCTGGTCGTTTGTATGTGGCGACGAACCTCGGACTGCAAATGTTCGATTCGACGGCTCGGATCAGTGGTGTGATTCACAAGCCTTCCCAGGCATTCATGACGAATGTCGTTCTGGCCGGTCCTAAGCTCGATACGTTTTATGCGACCTGTGGCGGCGGAATTTATCGTCGTCCGACCCAAGCGACCGGCGTGCGATATGGTAAATTGAAAGCGGACTAG
- a CDS encoding alpha/beta hydrolase-fold protein, with the protein MRTFAPLSLLFCLFASVSFAQDEQYQPGPDAERKEGVPQGTVTKHVWDKSEIYPGTVRDYWVYVPKQYQKGQPACLMVFQDGAGFVADKGHTRVPIVFDNLIHAGEMPVTIGVFIQPGVIPPAKEGQNPRKNRSFEYDTLSDQYVRFLTEEILAEVGKSYDISSDPKHRAICGNSSGGICAFTAAWERPDQFGKVVSHIGSFTNIRGGHVYPAIIRKTEKKPIKVFLQDGENDLDNLHGNWPLANQQMAAALKFTGYDYKFEYGVGKHSGRHGGAIFPDTMRWLWSDVVSQN; encoded by the coding sequence CTGCGAACGTTCGCCCCGTTGTCGCTGTTGTTCTGTCTGTTTGCCTCGGTTTCGTTCGCTCAAGACGAACAATACCAGCCTGGTCCCGATGCCGAACGCAAAGAAGGCGTTCCTCAGGGAACCGTCACGAAGCACGTTTGGGATAAGAGTGAGATCTACCCAGGGACCGTGCGTGACTATTGGGTTTACGTGCCGAAGCAATATCAGAAGGGGCAGCCTGCCTGCTTGATGGTGTTTCAAGACGGGGCCGGGTTCGTTGCCGACAAGGGGCATACCCGCGTGCCGATTGTGTTCGATAATCTGATCCACGCAGGCGAGATGCCGGTAACGATCGGTGTGTTCATTCAGCCAGGCGTGATTCCGCCCGCGAAAGAAGGACAGAACCCACGCAAGAATCGTAGCTTCGAGTACGACACACTCAGCGATCAGTACGTCCGCTTTCTGACCGAAGAGATTCTGGCCGAGGTAGGCAAGTCGTACGACATTAGCAGCGATCCGAAGCACAGGGCGATTTGTGGGAACAGTTCCGGTGGCATCTGTGCGTTCACGGCAGCCTGGGAACGCCCCGATCAGTTCGGCAAAGTGGTCAGCCACATTGGCAGCTTCACCAACATCCGGGGTGGACACGTTTATCCAGCCATCATTCGCAAGACCGAAAAGAAGCCGATCAAGGTCTTCCTGCAGGATGGTGAAAACGATCTCGACAATCTGCACGGCAACTGGCCGCTGGCCAATCAGCAGATGGCTGCCGCTTTGAAGTTCACCGGCTACGACTACAAGTTCGAGTATGGCGTTGGCAAGCATAGTGGTCGTCACGGCGGAGCGATCTTCCCCGACACGATGCGTTGGTTATGGAGCGATGTCGTCAGCCAGAACTAA
- a CDS encoding M20/M25/M40 family metallo-hydrolase, whose translation MKISAANLLLLLLGLIPCLTGCQQQETSAADRTAAAPSAETAPVEKPRPAVHFDVANAAVESRIADDLDYLASDEREGRGPYSDGLEEASQYIAEQFELAGLNTRLIEGKPFQVFSKRDRVNLGEQNQLQLVAADGTTIEVPQSDYQPLSPTTTGTFDLPLAFAGYGITSPRDGYDDFANFDAKGKAVVVLRHEPDQTGKTQKFAGSGNSKFAYLSTKIVNAIEHDAAAILIVTDEAALSKPGSGDDKLLSFQIRMPLDFESKIPVVHIKRSMIDAMLKQAGKPSLAEWERKVDQDLKPDSFDLAGVQVRGEIDVETSKRTQKNVLGVLPGRGKLASEVVVVGAHYDHLGRGGSGSLAPWTKDIHNGADDNASGTVALLETVRQCVAFDGPDQRTMLFIAFAAEEQGLIGSEYYVRHPLFDIENTKAMLNYDMVGRLRKEKLTLYGFDTAKEFEGWVDAAAEKQGITLAKVPGGYGPSDHASFYGRGIPVMHDFTGFHSQYHRPSDDIEHINVPGIRKIVAMNIDILKHLIVDEIHPVVGSEGSMLDIYLGGLGLGKPGGEKKDPEQTRRALGVNVGDPTTSGLPIVQVTKGGVAEVAGLRGGDLLLSWAGQKVQSIERLRDIVRAAPLGEKIPVRIMRGMLELELEVEFPK comes from the coding sequence ATGAAAATCTCTGCGGCGAACTTGCTTCTGCTTCTCCTCGGTCTGATTCCTTGCCTGACCGGTTGCCAGCAGCAAGAGACCTCCGCCGCCGATCGAACTGCCGCTGCTCCTTCTGCGGAAACGGCACCAGTCGAGAAGCCTCGCCCGGCGGTTCATTTCGACGTCGCCAATGCCGCGGTCGAGTCCCGCATTGCGGACGATCTTGATTACCTGGCGTCGGACGAACGCGAAGGTCGCGGCCCCTATTCCGACGGCCTCGAAGAGGCTTCGCAGTACATTGCCGAACAGTTTGAACTGGCCGGACTGAATACGCGTTTGATCGAAGGCAAGCCGTTTCAGGTCTTCTCGAAACGGGATCGAGTCAATCTCGGCGAACAAAACCAATTGCAGCTTGTCGCCGCGGATGGAACAACGATCGAAGTTCCGCAGAGCGACTATCAGCCTCTTTCGCCAACCACGACTGGCACGTTCGACTTGCCACTGGCATTCGCCGGCTACGGAATCACTTCACCGCGCGATGGCTACGACGACTTCGCCAATTTCGATGCCAAAGGGAAGGCGGTCGTCGTCCTGCGGCACGAGCCAGACCAAACCGGTAAGACGCAAAAGTTCGCTGGCAGCGGCAACTCGAAATTTGCCTATCTGTCGACCAAGATCGTCAACGCGATCGAGCACGATGCCGCGGCAATCTTGATCGTGACCGACGAGGCCGCACTGAGCAAACCTGGAAGTGGGGATGATAAGCTGCTGTCGTTTCAAATTCGGATGCCACTCGATTTCGAGTCGAAGATCCCGGTGGTGCATATCAAACGTTCGATGATCGACGCCATGCTAAAGCAGGCCGGTAAGCCTTCGCTGGCAGAGTGGGAACGGAAGGTCGATCAAGATCTGAAGCCTGACTCGTTCGACCTGGCTGGCGTCCAAGTCCGGGGCGAGATCGATGTCGAAACTTCCAAGCGTACGCAAAAGAACGTGTTAGGCGTGTTGCCTGGCCGAGGGAAGTTGGCCTCGGAAGTGGTCGTTGTCGGTGCCCACTACGATCACCTTGGCCGTGGTGGCTCAGGCTCGCTTGCTCCCTGGACGAAAGACATTCATAACGGTGCCGACGACAACGCCTCCGGCACGGTCGCGCTGCTGGAAACGGTGCGGCAATGCGTCGCCTTCGATGGCCCTGACCAGCGAACGATGCTCTTCATCGCATTCGCCGCGGAAGAACAAGGTTTGATCGGCAGCGAATATTATGTGCGGCATCCGCTGTTCGACATCGAGAATACCAAGGCGATGCTCAACTACGACATGGTGGGTCGCCTACGAAAAGAGAAGCTGACACTTTACGGCTTCGATACGGCCAAAGAATTCGAAGGCTGGGTTGATGCGGCCGCTGAGAAACAAGGAATCACCTTGGCCAAGGTTCCTGGTGGGTATGGGCCAAGCGATCATGCTTCGTTCTACGGTCGCGGCATTCCGGTCATGCATGACTTCACCGGGTTCCATTCGCAGTACCATCGCCCCAGCGACGATATCGAGCACATCAATGTGCCCGGCATTCGCAAGATCGTGGCGATGAATATCGATATCCTCAAGCATTTGATTGTCGACGAGATCCATCCTGTGGTGGGCTCGGAAGGCTCGATGCTCGATATCTATCTGGGCGGGCTGGGGCTTGGTAAGCCTGGTGGCGAGAAGAAAGACCCCGAACAAACACGTCGCGCCCTGGGTGTGAACGTCGGCGATCCGACGACCAGTGGTTTGCCAATCGTTCAAGTCACCAAAGGAGGCGTCGCCGAAGTGGCCGGCCTGCGTGGTGGCGATTTGCTGCTGAGTTGGGCCGGCCAGAAAGTGCAATCGATCGAACGTCTGCGCGATATCGTTCGGGCTGCCCCGCTGGGCGAAAAGATTCCGGTGCGTATCATGCGTGGGATGCTGGAACTGGAGCTCGAAGTCGAGTTCCCCAAGTAA
- a CDS encoding sulfatase-like hydrolase/transferase: MYWIGRSIVLVAVLVIVGAFFWSNLARSDSGTSAKATGPGEGDLQIDPTGLGSSDDDFSGDDDVHVSNMQNSLTRSLDGMLASHGEVFKDAEGGLRDQLVDADRRLSGIKSEIRSALRNANRQMRVPGQNSPLIMMVVLEGATKEDVGFYAQSGKTPLLEALAEQGTVFQSCYAGPTAEIAQHMLLSGSSFSAGRSRNNLIAEMMWNSGYRALLMDGSDWLSVQDLPYYDEQVQLALNPESGLPEKLSFNGAEAKIVTNLNDDPNDDVSAAKLLLGQARELLANTPSKRPTFIEFHFTLTAKDEKQRAAEVAEIDRLVGRLFHALDEARNGRQMMMVVVGLPAANASPVEDQLALTEDNLQVPLMIYRSHHKGVASIDAPVGLIDILPTLGDAVDSSRVPRNDGHSLLKWMDGEPIQTQRVFRWSNPSDPKHVAIRQGPWKVVMGPTTQLFYLPDDPQEQTDVAAKHPDILKTLAEHGPVESR, from the coding sequence ATGTATTGGATAGGTAGATCGATCGTCCTGGTTGCGGTGCTCGTCATTGTCGGGGCATTCTTCTGGTCGAATCTCGCACGTTCCGACTCTGGTACTTCCGCGAAAGCGACGGGACCGGGCGAAGGCGATTTGCAAATCGATCCGACCGGTTTGGGCAGTTCGGACGACGACTTCTCTGGTGACGATGACGTGCATGTCTCCAACATGCAGAACAGTCTTACACGGTCGCTCGATGGCATGCTCGCTTCGCACGGCGAGGTCTTTAAGGACGCCGAAGGTGGACTGCGAGATCAACTGGTCGATGCCGACCGACGTCTCTCGGGGATCAAGTCCGAAATCCGCAGTGCACTTCGAAATGCGAATCGACAGATGCGTGTCCCAGGCCAAAATTCGCCGCTGATCATGATGGTGGTTTTGGAAGGCGCAACCAAGGAGGACGTCGGTTTTTATGCGCAATCTGGAAAGACCCCTCTCCTGGAAGCTCTCGCTGAACAGGGAACTGTCTTTCAGTCATGCTACGCCGGACCCACCGCTGAAATCGCGCAACACATGCTTCTTTCCGGCAGCAGTTTTAGCGCAGGAAGAAGCCGCAATAACCTGATTGCTGAAATGATGTGGAATTCGGGCTATCGAGCTTTGTTGATGGATGGCAGTGATTGGCTAAGTGTCCAGGATCTCCCTTACTATGACGAGCAGGTCCAACTGGCCCTGAATCCGGAAAGTGGCCTGCCCGAGAAACTCAGCTTTAATGGTGCTGAAGCGAAGATTGTCACCAATCTGAATGACGACCCTAATGATGACGTTTCTGCCGCAAAGCTTCTGCTCGGACAGGCCCGCGAACTGTTGGCCAACACACCTTCCAAGCGGCCAACCTTCATCGAGTTCCATTTCACGCTGACGGCGAAGGATGAAAAGCAGCGTGCCGCCGAGGTTGCCGAGATCGATCGCCTGGTCGGGCGACTCTTCCATGCCTTGGACGAAGCCCGCAATGGCCGCCAGATGATGATGGTCGTCGTGGGGCTTCCTGCGGCCAACGCTTCGCCAGTTGAAGATCAGTTGGCCCTCACCGAAGACAACCTGCAAGTTCCTTTGATGATCTACCGCTCGCATCACAAGGGCGTCGCCAGCATCGATGCCCCAGTTGGGCTGATCGATATCTTGCCGACCCTGGGTGATGCGGTCGACAGCAGTCGTGTTCCTCGAAACGATGGACACTCGCTTTTGAAATGGATGGATGGCGAGCCGATTCAAACGCAACGGGTCTTTCGCTGGTCGAACCCGAGTGACCCGAAGCATGTGGCCATTCGCCAGGGACCATGGAAGGTGGTGATGGGGCCGACCACGCAGTTGTTCTATCTGCCGGACGATCCGCAAGAGCAGACCGATGTGGCCGCCAAGCATCCTGATATTTTGAAAACACTGGCTGAGCACGGACCAGTCGAGTCGCGATAA
- a CDS encoding TadE/TadG family type IV pilus assembly protein, translated as MVQTRKMKRRAASLLEIILGLPVLLILLFAVVQFGLLQANQQTLKMASRAGALAATELVINPSDTDPPPEVLAAINEVLQESGLIDSGETIQGVGAVHLRYLVYDNGAGMDVAGIASVGTGCDPPTPPTLTAQFVQVTVCLPATRLTPNTMAPFGVDFSSRYVSETSLFRHELVP; from the coding sequence ATGGTGCAGACGCGCAAAATGAAGCGACGAGCCGCCAGTCTCTTGGAAATTATCCTTGGGCTGCCTGTGCTGTTGATCTTACTGTTTGCCGTGGTTCAGTTCGGGCTGCTGCAAGCAAATCAGCAAACGCTGAAGATGGCCAGCCGCGCCGGCGCCCTCGCCGCGACGGAATTAGTCATCAACCCTAGTGATACGGATCCACCCCCGGAAGTGCTCGCCGCGATCAACGAAGTTTTGCAAGAAAGTGGTTTGATCGACAGTGGCGAAACGATCCAGGGAGTCGGTGCGGTGCACCTGAGATACCTGGTCTATGACAACGGCGCCGGGATGGATGTCGCTGGCATTGCTTCTGTCGGAACGGGTTGTGATCCACCGACCCCGCCGACCCTGACCGCTCAGTTTGTTCAAGTCACCGTTTGCTTGCCGGCAACGCGTTTAACCCCGAATACTATGGCTCCTTTCGGCGTTGACTTCTCTTCTCGATACGTCTCGGAAACCAGCCTATTTCGTCACGAATTAGTGCCTTAG
- a CDS encoding A24 family peptidase: MLFFEHPNSMIPQLIVLLCVAAYTLMGCAWDLKTRRLPNWLTVTSFFAGLVFHGVVGALSDQGFLGGLLFSLAGFGMGFGILFVMFAIGGGAGGDVKFMGALGAWVGWKAILVIFIGSGLVAAISLVVVAVWGLAFGSPEPKEGEKRGSTLANRVVPYAIPATISAWLVLGGLFTLKWVAMSGTPITLEN; this comes from the coding sequence ATGTTATTTTTCGAGCATCCCAATTCCATGATTCCACAACTAATCGTCCTGCTTTGTGTCGCCGCGTATACCCTGATGGGCTGCGCGTGGGACCTGAAAACAAGACGCCTCCCCAACTGGTTAACCGTGACGTCTTTCTTCGCCGGATTGGTTTTCCACGGCGTAGTCGGCGCACTGTCTGACCAGGGTTTCCTGGGAGGGTTATTGTTTTCGCTGGCAGGTTTCGGCATGGGATTTGGCATTCTGTTCGTCATGTTCGCCATCGGCGGCGGAGCTGGCGGAGACGTCAAATTCATGGGAGCGCTCGGAGCATGGGTTGGCTGGAAAGCCATCCTGGTCATTTTCATCGGCAGCGGTCTGGTCGCAGCGATCAGTCTGGTTGTCGTGGCTGTTTGGGGACTGGCTTTCGGTTCACCAGAACCTAAAGAGGGGGAAAAGCGAGGTTCGACCCTCGCTAACCGCGTGGTCCCTTACGCAATTCCGGCAACCATTTCAGCCTGGCTCGTGCTGGGTGGGTTATTCACCTTGAAATGGGTAGCGATGTCGGGAACCCCAATTACACTGGAAAACTAA
- the cpaB gene encoding Flp pilus assembly protein CpaB, producing MRVSPGTLLLGVVAVMFGLLGAYIVQKNMQKPQVVAVDNTVKTYIVPRSSMDLKAGREITLGDIVIHQMTSKQIQDAGLPPMFMGDTSNIIGRTLRVDLPRGSSFDTHLFFPEGTGPSIVESLDPGMRAVTIKVAADEAVEGFATPGTWVDVLFRSEEDDAADLPEMTVSLLEGVKVLAVNSTTTEMRTIRGQRQAMDRTSVTLAVSPDQAVALRVVEGRGTMALALRHPDDVNPDGQLAGMTMDRLLNRPISRERIEVYRGHNISQVEFRERFRHNFDPQQLANQNVNKQAKADPPADANRADAVK from the coding sequence ATGAGGGTAAGTCCGGGAACACTGCTTTTGGGCGTCGTCGCAGTCATGTTTGGACTGTTAGGAGCGTACATCGTCCAGAAGAATATGCAGAAGCCACAAGTGGTGGCTGTGGATAACACAGTCAAAACTTACATCGTGCCGCGGTCCAGCATGGACCTGAAGGCAGGCCGCGAAATCACTTTGGGCGACATCGTCATTCATCAAATGACATCCAAGCAAATTCAGGATGCTGGTCTGCCACCGATGTTCATGGGTGATACCAGCAACATCATCGGCCGCACTCTGCGAGTCGATCTGCCACGCGGGTCGTCGTTCGATACGCATCTCTTCTTCCCAGAAGGGACCGGCCCGAGCATTGTCGAATCGCTCGATCCAGGCATGCGAGCCGTGACGATCAAGGTTGCCGCCGACGAAGCGGTTGAAGGCTTTGCTACGCCAGGTACCTGGGTCGACGTGCTCTTCCGCAGCGAAGAAGACGACGCAGCCGATCTGCCAGAAATGACTGTCAGCCTGTTGGAAGGCGTCAAGGTTCTGGCTGTGAACAGCACCACCACCGAAATGCGAACCATCCGTGGTCAACGTCAGGCCATGGATCGCACCTCGGTCACCTTGGCCGTTTCGCCAGACCAGGCCGTCGCTCTGCGAGTGGTGGAAGGTCGCGGCACGATGGCTTTGGCCCTGCGTCATCCAGACGACGTGAACCCAGACGGCCAGTTGGCAGGCATGACGATGGATCGCCTGTTGAACCGACCGATCTCGCGGGAACGCATCGAAGTCTATCGTGGTCACAACATTTCGCAGGTCGAGTTCCGTGAACGATTCCGTCACAACTTCGACCCGCAGCAACTAGCCAACCAGAATGTCAACAAGCAGGCCAAAGCCGATCCTCCGGCCGACGCCAATCGTGCGGACGCGGTGAAATAA